A genomic window from Erythrobacter sp. BLCC-B19 includes:
- a CDS encoding acyl-CoA dehydrogenase family protein, with product MQFSYSDEQAMLLESVARFGAQHFPPGERHRLIREGRSGEEAAWAAMAELGWLLLPIPEDAGGLGGGIADLMALGEGFGRHLVPGPSVASCVLAPALLAHGGEALHPLIGELGAGTSIAAAALLEPDAGYDLHHIATTATFAGDSWRLTGTKCHVEDGGDADWFIIPARTGGTGARDPEGISLFLVAADTPGLAVERFRAIDGHRHARLTLNGAAARPFGPQGGALALIEAAVARALCVQLAEAVGSMEAVSDITLEYLRTREQFGRPIGSFQVLQHRMVDMRIACEEARAMLCHIAIASAEGEAAFQRAIAAAKVRIGECGVYVGQQAVQLHGGVGFSDELIVSHHLKRQMMLAIAHGSIDHHRARFAA from the coding sequence ATGCAGTTCAGCTATTCCGACGAGCAGGCGATGCTGCTCGAAAGCGTGGCGCGCTTCGGCGCGCAGCACTTCCCGCCGGGTGAGCGTCACCGGTTGATCCGCGAGGGCCGCAGCGGAGAGGAGGCGGCGTGGGCCGCGATGGCCGAGCTCGGCTGGCTGCTGCTCCCCATCCCCGAGGATGCGGGCGGCTTGGGCGGCGGGATTGCCGATCTGATGGCGCTGGGCGAAGGCTTCGGACGGCATCTGGTGCCCGGGCCTTCCGTTGCCAGCTGCGTGCTCGCCCCAGCGCTGCTCGCCCATGGCGGGGAGGCGCTGCATCCGCTGATCGGCGAGCTTGGGGCAGGCACCAGCATCGCGGCAGCCGCCTTGTTGGAGCCGGATGCGGGTTATGATCTGCACCACATCGCCACCACCGCCACCTTCGCAGGCGACAGCTGGAGGCTGACCGGCACCAAGTGCCATGTCGAGGATGGCGGGGACGCGGACTGGTTCATCATCCCCGCCCGCACCGGCGGCACGGGGGCGCGTGACCCCGAGGGCATATCGCTCTTCCTCGTCGCTGCCGACACCCCCGGCCTTGCGGTCGAACGCTTCCGCGCCATCGACGGCCACCGTCACGCCCGCCTGACTCTGAACGGCGCGGCAGCCCGGCCCTTCGGCCCGCAAGGCGGCGCGCTTGCGCTGATCGAGGCCGCCGTCGCGCGCGCGCTGTGCGTGCAGCTCGCCGAGGCGGTCGGGTCGATGGAGGCGGTGAGCGACATCACGCTCGAATATCTGCGCACCCGCGAACAATTCGGACGGCCGATAGGCAGCTTCCAGGTGCTCCAGCACCGCATGGTCGATATGCGCATCGCCTGCGAGGAAGCGCGCGCCATGCTGTGCCACATCGCCATCGCCAGCGCGGAAGGCGAGGCCGCCTTCCAGCGTGCCATCGCCGCCGCCAAGGTGCGGATCGGCGAATGTGGGGTCTATGTCGGCCAGCAAGCGGTGCAGCTTCACGGCGGGGTCGGCTTTTCGGACGAACTGATCGTCAGCCACCACCTCAAGCGCCAGATGATGCTCGCCATCGCTCACGGCTCGATCGACCACCACAGAGCAAGGTTCGCCGCATGA
- a CDS encoding multidrug efflux RND transporter permease subunit, with product MSRIFIERPIFAWVLAIITMLAGLGSIYLLPVAQYPDVAPPQVNIRASFPGASAETLENSVTQIIEQQLTGIDGLLYFSASSTARGQVNISATFAKGTDPDIAQVQVQNQVQQALVRLPQQVQQQGLRVTKSNPDFLMIVGVYDETDRSTNIDVSDFLVSNLQDELSRIEGVGETNVFGSQYAMRVWLDPNKLAAVGLMPGDIITAIRNQNTEVAAGELGGLPQPETNRLNAVVTAQSRLRTADEFKAIILKADQSGALVRLGDVARVELGAENYAASSRINGHPGAGLAISLAPGADALATADLVKAAVEKAKASFPPGYNVAYANDTTAFIRLSIEEVVQTLIEAILLVIVVMFVFLQSWRATLIPTIAVPVVLLGTFAVFYVAGFTINTLTLFGLVLAIGLLVDDAIVVVENVERLLEENPDMTPKEATIQSMGEIQVALVAIAVVLSAVFLPMAFFGGSTGVIYRQFSITIVSAMVLSALVALILSPALTASLLKQKHAKDSAAPAESGLRRRWPKLAAALTRAQDRFNTGFARGTERYVTAVSRVVDRKWLFLAIYALVVALLVALFVRLPTGFLPTEDQGAAQLQIRLPAGATQGRTREVQLAVEKYLLTEEARNIAVMFSVIGGGQGAAGQNTGQGFVNFVDWSQREGEADTADAITQRATRAFSGFRDAQVNVLVPAAIRGLGQTNGFTLQLQNTSGMSRAEFIAARDKLLEAASSDPLLTGVRLGELPDTQTLQLDIDQPRLAALGLNQSDVNTTLSAAWGGQYVNDFIDRGRVKRVFVQADAPYRATPDNIGQWFVRGSDGQMAPFSAFSASRWSTTPTTLSRFQGYPSFQFDGQAAPGQSSGEAMARIEALAREIPGVSVAWSGLSFQERLSSGQAPLLYGMSLLVVFLCLAALYESWTIPVAVMLVIPLGLVGAVFAVTLRGLENDVYLQIGLLTTMGLAAKNAILVIEFAEQAEKRGARVIDAALEAARLRLRPILMTSLAFIFGVLPLALSSGAGANSRIAIGTSVIGGMLTATVLAIFFIPLFFVIVRRTTRDTLKKLHFGTKPGESAA from the coding sequence ATGTCGCGGATCTTCATCGAACGGCCGATCTTTGCGTGGGTGCTGGCCATCATCACCATGCTCGCAGGGCTCGGTTCGATCTATCTCCTTCCGGTCGCGCAATATCCCGATGTCGCCCCGCCGCAGGTCAACATCCGCGCAAGCTTCCCCGGCGCTTCGGCCGAAACGCTGGAGAATTCGGTCACCCAGATCATCGAACAGCAGCTGACCGGGATCGACGGCCTGCTCTATTTCAGCGCCAGCTCGACAGCGCGCGGGCAGGTCAACATCAGCGCGACCTTCGCCAAGGGCACCGATCCCGATATTGCGCAGGTGCAGGTGCAAAATCAGGTGCAGCAGGCGCTCGTCCGGCTGCCCCAGCAGGTGCAGCAGCAGGGGCTGCGCGTCACCAAATCGAACCCCGATTTCCTGATGATCGTCGGCGTCTATGACGAAACCGACCGCAGCACCAACATCGACGTATCCGACTTTCTCGTCTCGAACCTGCAGGACGAATTGTCGCGCATCGAGGGCGTTGGCGAGACCAATGTGTTCGGGTCGCAATATGCCATGCGGGTGTGGCTCGATCCCAACAAGCTGGCTGCCGTGGGCCTGATGCCGGGCGACATCATCACCGCAATCCGCAATCAGAACACCGAAGTCGCCGCGGGCGAATTGGGCGGCTTGCCGCAGCCGGAAACCAACCGCCTCAATGCGGTCGTCACCGCCCAGTCGCGGCTGCGCACGGCGGATGAATTCAAGGCGATCATCCTCAAGGCCGATCAGAGCGGCGCGCTGGTGCGGCTAGGGGATGTGGCGCGGGTCGAGCTGGGCGCGGAAAACTATGCCGCATCGAGCCGCATCAACGGGCACCCGGGCGCAGGTCTCGCGATCTCGCTCGCCCCGGGGGCCGATGCGCTGGCGACCGCCGATCTGGTCAAGGCCGCGGTCGAGAAGGCCAAGGCCAGCTTCCCGCCAGGCTACAATGTCGCCTATGCCAACGACACCACCGCCTTTATCCGCCTGTCGATCGAGGAGGTGGTGCAGACCCTGATCGAGGCGATCCTGCTCGTGATCGTGGTGATGTTCGTCTTCCTGCAAAGCTGGCGCGCGACCCTGATCCCGACGATCGCAGTGCCCGTGGTCTTGCTCGGCACTTTTGCGGTCTTCTATGTCGCAGGCTTCACCATCAACACGCTGACCCTGTTCGGGCTGGTGCTCGCCATCGGCCTGCTGGTCGATGATGCCATTGTCGTGGTCGAGAATGTCGAGCGCCTGCTCGAAGAAAACCCCGATATGACCCCCAAGGAAGCGACCATTCAGTCGATGGGCGAGATTCAGGTCGCGCTGGTGGCGATTGCGGTGGTGCTTTCGGCGGTGTTCCTGCCGATGGCCTTCTTCGGCGGATCGACCGGGGTGATCTACCGCCAGTTCTCGATCACGATCGTCTCGGCAATGGTGCTCTCGGCTCTGGTCGCGCTGATCCTCAGCCCCGCGCTGACCGCCTCGCTGCTGAAGCAGAAGCACGCCAAGGACAGCGCGGCCCCTGCCGAGAGCGGCCTGCGGCGCCGCTGGCCGAAGCTTGCTGCGGCCCTGACCCGCGCGCAGGACAGGTTCAACACGGGCTTCGCGCGCGGAACCGAAAGATATGTGACGGCCGTATCGCGGGTGGTCGACCGCAAGTGGCTGTTCCTCGCGATCTACGCCCTTGTCGTGGCGCTGCTTGTGGCGCTGTTCGTGCGGCTGCCGACCGGCTTCCTGCCAACCGAGGATCAAGGCGCGGCCCAGCTCCAGATCCGCTTGCCCGCAGGCGCCACGCAAGGCCGCACCCGCGAGGTGCAGCTGGCGGTGGAGAAGTATCTGCTCACCGAAGAAGCCCGCAACATTGCCGTGATGTTCAGCGTGATCGGCGGCGGTCAGGGCGCAGCAGGGCAGAACACCGGGCAAGGCTTCGTCAACTTCGTCGACTGGTCGCAGCGCGAAGGGGAGGCGGATACTGCCGATGCGATCACCCAGCGCGCGACCCGGGCTTTCAGCGGCTTCCGCGATGCACAGGTCAATGTCCTTGTCCCTGCCGCAATCCGCGGGCTGGGCCAGACCAACGGCTTTACGCTGCAACTTCAGAACACCAGCGGAATGAGCCGCGCGGAATTCATCGCCGCGCGCGACAAGCTGCTCGAAGCGGCATCGAGCGATCCGCTGCTGACCGGCGTGCGGCTGGGCGAGCTGCCCGACACGCAGACCCTTCAGCTCGACATCGACCAGCCGCGCCTCGCCGCGCTCGGGCTCAATCAGTCAGACGTCAACACCACGCTGTCAGCCGCCTGGGGCGGGCAATATGTCAACGACTTCATCGATCGCGGCCGGGTGAAGCGCGTGTTCGTGCAGGCCGATGCGCCCTATCGCGCCACCCCCGACAATATCGGCCAGTGGTTCGTGCGCGGGAGTGACGGGCAGATGGCGCCCTTCAGCGCCTTTTCGGCCAGCCGCTGGTCGACCACGCCGACAACCCTGTCGCGCTTTCAGGGCTATCCCAGCTTCCAGTTCGACGGTCAGGCCGCGCCGGGACAGAGTTCGGGCGAGGCGATGGCGCGGATCGAGGCGCTGGCGCGGGAGATCCCCGGTGTCAGCGTGGCGTGGTCGGGCCTGTCGTTCCAGGAACGGCTGTCCTCGGGTCAGGCGCCTCTGCTCTACGGGATGTCGCTGCTGGTGGTGTTCCTGTGTCTGGCGGCGCTCTACGAAAGCTGGACGATCCCGGTGGCGGTGATGCTGGTGATCCCATTGGGGCTGGTGGGTGCGGTGTTCGCCGTGACCTTGCGGGGGCTGGAGAACGACGTCTATCTTCAGATCGGCCTCCTCACGACTATGGGGCTGGCGGCCAAGAACGCGATCCTCGTGATCGAATTTGCCGAGCAGGCCGAAAAGCGAGGCGCCCGCGTGATTGACGCCGCACTTGAGGCCGCGCGCCTGCGCCTGCGGCCGATCCTGATGACCAGCCTTGCCTTCATCTTCGGCGTGCTGCCGCTGGCGCTGTCGAGCGGCGCGGGGGCCAATAGCCGCATCGCGATCGGCACCTCGGTGATCGGCGGGATGCTGACCGCGACGGTGCTTGCGATCTTCTTCATCCCGCTGTTCTTCGTGATCGTCCGGCGCACCACCCGCGACACGCTGAAGAAACTGCACTTCGGCACCAAGCCTGGCGAGAGCGCGGCATGA
- a CDS encoding acyl-CoA dehydrogenase family protein, producing the protein MHFTLDPADIAFREEVRAFFATGIPPEWRTRVRAGLRLNPDELTAYQKRLAAKGWGAPTWPAEYGGPGWSPIQQYIFWSEAAAADAPAQFHQGLELIGPIIFTYGSPEQKAHYLPRIINADDWWCQGYSEPNAGSDLASLRTRAVREGDHYVLNGQKAWTSYGHVASHCFVLARTSDEAKRQQGISLLLVDMKTPGITIRPVATMDEKHHTNEMFLDDVRVPVTALVGEEGRGWEYGKVLLDRERMVTASVAVFLTQTIRAIREAATRRTIGGVPLIDKPGFRAKLAQYEIEVIALQTMVLRVMADASAGVDSGPLGSMIKLRWSQLSQAGTALWVGALGPEAAHFAPVDQGAGLPEDMPYAMQGALYARVTSIYGGSSEIQHNIIAQRALGLKG; encoded by the coding sequence ATGCACTTCACCCTCGATCCCGCCGACATCGCCTTCCGCGAGGAGGTGCGCGCATTCTTCGCCACCGGCATCCCGCCCGAATGGCGCACCCGCGTGCGGGCCGGGCTGCGCCTCAACCCGGACGAGCTCACCGCCTATCAGAAGCGCCTCGCCGCCAAAGGCTGGGGCGCGCCGACCTGGCCTGCGGAATATGGCGGCCCCGGCTGGAGCCCCATTCAGCAATACATCTTCTGGAGCGAGGCCGCCGCCGCCGATGCGCCGGCGCAGTTCCATCAGGGATTGGAGCTGATCGGCCCAATCATCTTCACCTATGGCAGCCCCGAACAGAAGGCCCATTACCTGCCGCGCATCATCAATGCCGATGACTGGTGGTGCCAGGGCTATTCCGAGCCCAATGCCGGGTCGGACCTTGCCTCGCTGCGCACGCGGGCGGTGCGCGAAGGGGATCATTATGTCTTGAACGGCCAGAAGGCGTGGACCAGCTACGGCCATGTCGCGAGCCATTGCTTCGTCCTCGCCCGCACCTCGGACGAGGCCAAGCGCCAGCAGGGGATTTCGCTGCTGTTGGTCGACATGAAAACCCCCGGCATCACCATCCGCCCCGTCGCGACGATGGACGAGAAGCACCACACCAACGAGATGTTCCTCGATGATGTGCGCGTGCCCGTGACTGCGCTGGTGGGCGAGGAAGGGCGCGGCTGGGAATATGGCAAGGTGCTGCTTGACCGCGAGCGGATGGTCACCGCCTCGGTCGCGGTGTTCCTGACCCAGACGATCCGCGCGATCCGCGAGGCTGCCACGCGGCGCACCATCGGCGGCGTGCCGCTGATCGACAAGCCCGGCTTCCGCGCCAAGCTGGCGCAATACGAGATCGAAGTGATCGCGCTCCAGACGATGGTCTTGCGGGTGATGGCCGATGCCAGCGCCGGGGTCGATTCCGGGCCATTGGGCTCGATGATCAAGCTGCGCTGGTCGCAATTGTCGCAGGCCGGCACCGCCCTGTGGGTCGGCGCGTTGGGGCCGGAGGCGGCGCATTTCGCGCCCGTGGATCAGGGCGCAGGGCTGCCTGAGGATATGCCCTACGCGATGCAGGGCGCGCTCTATGCCCGCGTCACCTCGATCTATGGCGGGTCGAGCGAGATCCAGCACAACATCATCGCCCAGCGCGCGCTGGGTCTGAAGGGTTAG
- a CDS encoding nuclear transport factor 2 family protein, with protein MTAITPGTLEELIARERIRDCLFRYCRGIDRSDEAMLRSAYWPDGTDSHGPYQGSAEGFIQWAMKTLPHIERGIHQIHNVLIEFREGGAAVETYFSAFQRQPGADGKLTQWDMKGRYLDWFTAREGEWRVQDRLVVFDWVEEMPLPPGTEEERFASRKPVGGRWPEDPVYTVFA; from the coding sequence ATGACCGCCATCACCCCCGGAACCCTCGAGGAACTGATCGCCCGCGAGCGCATCCGCGATTGCCTGTTCCGTTACTGCCGCGGGATCGACCGCAGCGACGAGGCGATGCTGCGTTCGGCCTATTGGCCCGATGGCACTGACAGCCACGGCCCCTATCAGGGCAGCGCCGAGGGCTTCATCCAATGGGCGATGAAGACCCTGCCGCATATCGAGCGCGGCATTCATCAGATCCACAATGTGCTCATCGAGTTCCGCGAAGGCGGGGCGGCGGTGGAGACCTATTTCTCGGCCTTCCAGCGCCAGCCGGGGGCGGATGGCAAGCTCACCCAATGGGACATGAAGGGCCGCTATCTCGACTGGTTCACCGCGCGCGAGGGCGAATGGCGGGTGCAGGACCGGCTGGTGGTGTTCGACTGGGTCGAGGAAATGCCGCTACCGCCCGGAACCGAGGAAGAACGTTTCGCCTCACGCAAACCGGTGGGCGGGCGCTGGCCGGAGGATCCGGTCTATACTGTCTTCGCATGA
- a CDS encoding SDR family oxidoreductase, with protein sequence MAIHKVCVLGAPADQGLPLVAELLAHGFAVTAGVRRADAMANTPFPDLPTTYADITDADAMAQAFAGQDAAAFHLPFEFDRDRAAHFGRQIAEGARRAGLKKIIFNTACFVADHDLDLSAHDGRRDIERALEETGIPCVFIEPTVFMDNQYRLWNRPLIMRDGIFAYPAKPDLLINWVCLEDVAQAMRRALQTSAADGLHVPLGGPEALVGDQVAANLSEAIGRDVRFESLAPAEFAARMSEMVTGSREVTPLSIYDGMAKFYAFYNAQPRSPLVVDPQAARDLLGMEPTRHLDWARAQDWGAGLPPIAP encoded by the coding sequence ATGGCCATTCACAAAGTCTGCGTCCTCGGGGCGCCCGCCGATCAGGGGCTACCGCTGGTCGCCGAACTGCTGGCCCATGGTTTCGCCGTCACAGCCGGCGTGCGGCGCGCAGACGCCATGGCGAATACCCCCTTTCCTGATCTGCCGACCACCTATGCCGACATCACCGATGCGGATGCCATGGCACAGGCATTTGCCGGACAGGATGCGGCCGCCTTTCACCTGCCGTTCGAATTCGACCGCGACAGGGCCGCCCATTTCGGCCGCCAGATCGCCGAGGGCGCGCGCCGTGCGGGGCTGAAGAAGATCATCTTCAACACCGCCTGTTTTGTTGCCGACCACGACCTTGACCTGTCAGCCCATGACGGCCGCAGGGATATCGAACGGGCCTTGGAGGAAACGGGCATACCCTGCGTGTTCATCGAACCGACCGTGTTCATGGACAACCAGTACCGGCTCTGGAACCGACCCTTGATCATGCGTGACGGGATCTTCGCCTATCCTGCCAAGCCCGATCTGCTGATCAACTGGGTGTGCCTCGAAGATGTCGCCCAGGCGATGCGCCGGGCGCTCCAGACCTCGGCTGCCGATGGCCTCCACGTCCCGCTCGGCGGGCCGGAGGCGCTGGTCGGCGATCAGGTGGCGGCCAATCTGTCGGAAGCGATCGGACGCGATGTCCGTTTTGAAAGCCTCGCACCTGCGGAGTTCGCTGCCCGCATGAGCGAAATGGTGACCGGCTCGCGCGAGGTGACACCGCTCAGCATCTATGACGGGATGGCGAAGTTCTACGCCTTCTACAACGCCCAGCCCCGCTCGCCGCTGGTGGTTGATCCGCAAGCGGCGCGCGACCTGCTGGGCATGGAGCCGACGCGCCATCTGGATTGGGCGCGGGCGCAGGATTGGGGCGCTGGATTGCCCCCGATCGCGCCCTGA
- a CDS encoding efflux transporter outer membrane subunit yields MRRPAALAVLALVAGCSMAPKYVQPAMPVPASWPVGDAYLAQSEAALPVMSYREVFTDPRLVTVIEQALANNRDLRIAAANIRAARAQYGIQRAAQLPQIGIGAGGTRFDNGTANQNRNQDVDIGNDPAASRSTAGTRYTADVSTTAFEIDLFGRLDSLSDAALNRYFGTEAAARATRLTLIGDIADAWLTYAADASLLKLAEDTAANAREQVKLTRLRLDGGIAPRSDLRQAEQVLATAEADIAAQTTALAQDVNALQLLVGAPVDATLLPGSLAETQEAVRTLPAGLDSAILLRRPDVMQAEYELRAANAEIGAARAALFPRITLTGLAGLASNALSNLFTGAAFNFSAGANVRYSLFQGGAAQAGVSQSEAQRDAAVAGYERAIQAAFRDVADALARRGTITEQLRANRAFLDAAQDTYALADLRYRGGVDSFLASLDAQRAAYAAQRTLLTTQLIEASNRVALYRALGGEAVAPPQAR; encoded by the coding sequence ATGAGGCGGCCTGCTGCTCTGGCCGTGCTGGCGCTGGTCGCGGGCTGCTCCATGGCGCCCAAATACGTCCAGCCCGCGATGCCCGTCCCTGCCTCGTGGCCGGTGGGCGATGCCTATCTCGCTCAGAGCGAGGCGGCGCTGCCGGTGATGAGCTACCGCGAGGTCTTCACCGATCCGCGGCTGGTGACGGTGATCGAGCAGGCGCTCGCCAATAACCGCGACCTGCGGATCGCGGCGGCCAATATCCGCGCCGCGCGGGCGCAATACGGAATCCAGCGCGCGGCCCAGCTCCCGCAGATCGGCATTGGCGCTGGCGGCACGCGGTTCGACAACGGCACCGCCAACCAGAACCGCAACCAGGACGTCGACATCGGCAATGATCCTGCCGCGAGCCGCTCGACCGCGGGCACGCGCTACACCGCCGATGTCAGCACCACCGCCTTCGAGATCGACCTGTTCGGACGACTGGACTCGCTCTCCGATGCCGCGCTCAATCGCTATTTCGGCACCGAGGCGGCGGCGCGCGCGACGCGGCTGACGCTGATCGGCGATATTGCCGATGCATGGCTGACCTATGCCGCCGATGCCTCGCTGCTCAAGCTGGCCGAGGATACCGCCGCCAATGCGCGCGAGCAGGTCAAGCTCACCCGCCTGCGGCTCGACGGGGGCATCGCCCCGCGTTCCGATCTGCGCCAGGCCGAGCAAGTCCTCGCCACCGCCGAGGCCGATATCGCGGCGCAGACAACGGCGCTGGCGCAGGATGTGAACGCGCTCCAATTGCTGGTCGGCGCGCCGGTCGATGCGACGCTGCTGCCGGGCTCGCTGGCCGAGACGCAGGAGGCGGTGCGCACCCTTCCGGCGGGTCTCGATTCGGCGATCCTGCTGCGCCGCCCCGATGTGATGCAGGCCGAATACGAATTGCGCGCCGCCAATGCCGAGATCGGTGCCGCGCGCGCGGCGCTGTTCCCGCGGATCACGCTCACGGGCCTGGCTGGTCTTGCCAGCAACGCCCTGTCCAACCTCTTCACCGGCGCGGCCTTCAATTTTTCTGCCGGCGCCAATGTGCGCTATTCGCTGTTTCAGGGCGGCGCGGCGCAGGCGGGCGTGTCCCAGTCCGAGGCCCAGCGCGACGCAGCGGTGGCGGGGTATGAGCGCGCCATTCAGGCAGCCTTCCGTGACGTTGCCGATGCGCTCGCGCGGCGCGGCACGATCACCGAGCAATTGCGGGCCAATCGCGCCTTCCTCGATGCAGCGCAGGACACCTATGCGCTGGCCGACCTGCGGTATCGCGGGGGCGTCGATTCCTTCCTCGCCAGCCTCGATGCGCAGCGCGCCGCCTATGCGGCGCAGCGCACATTGCTGACGACGCAGTTGATCGAAGCGAGCAACCGTGTCGCTCTCTACCGCGCGCTGGGCGGGGAAGCCGTGGCACCGCCGCAAGCGCGCTGA
- a CDS encoding NADH:flavin oxidoreductase, whose translation MMPLPSLFAPASVAGLPLSNRLVMAPMTRRMSPGGVPGADVAAYYRRRAEGGVGLIITEGTGIADPAALAEANVPEFHGAGLEGWARVVADVHAAGARIFPQLWHVGSARRPAQTATPDVPAVSPSGLFSPDEPNGEALSEARIAAIIAAYGAAAAAARAIGCDGIELHFAHGYLVDQFLWAPTNRRTDRWGETRWLLAREVVAECRRAVGPDFTICLRFSQWKQQDYAARLFETPGELSAFLAPMVDAGADIFHCSTRRFWEPEFPGSAMNLAGWTRKLSGKPVITVGSVGLDADFLTTRVGDDPLADAARLDRLEAMLAAGEVDLVAVGRALIGDAQWGNKLRDGRLEAIRPFTRADLAQLD comes from the coding sequence ATGATGCCGCTGCCCTCGTTGTTCGCACCTGCCTCGGTCGCCGGGTTGCCCCTGTCCAATCGGCTTGTCATGGCCCCGATGACGCGGCGGATGAGCCCGGGCGGCGTTCCGGGGGCGGATGTGGCGGCCTATTACCGCCGCCGCGCCGAAGGGGGCGTGGGCCTCATCATCACCGAGGGCACCGGCATTGCCGATCCCGCCGCATTGGCCGAGGCGAACGTGCCCGAATTTCACGGCGCGGGGCTGGAGGGCTGGGCGCGGGTCGTGGCCGACGTCCATGCCGCAGGTGCGCGCATCTTCCCGCAGCTCTGGCACGTCGGCAGCGCACGCCGCCCGGCACAGACCGCCACGCCCGATGTGCCCGCCGTCTCCCCCTCCGGCCTCTTCTCCCCCGACGAGCCCAATGGCGAGGCGCTGAGCGAGGCGCGCATCGCCGCGATCATCGCCGCCTATGGCGCTGCCGCCGCCGCTGCGCGGGCGATCGGGTGCGACGGGATCGAGCTGCACTTTGCCCATGGCTATCTGGTCGACCAGTTCCTGTGGGCGCCGACCAACCGCCGCACCGACCGCTGGGGCGAGACGCGCTGGCTGCTGGCGCGCGAGGTGGTGGCGGAATGTCGCCGCGCTGTCGGCCCCGACTTTACCATTTGCCTGCGGTTCTCGCAGTGGAAACAGCAGGACTACGCCGCGCGGCTGTTTGAAACGCCGGGCGAACTGTCGGCTTTCCTCGCACCGATGGTGGATGCAGGCGCAGACATCTTCCACTGCTCCACCCGCCGCTTCTGGGAGCCGGAATTTCCCGGCAGCGCGATGAACCTCGCTGGCTGGACGAGGAAGCTTTCGGGCAAGCCGGTGATCACGGTCGGGTCGGTCGGGCTGGACGCGGATTTCCTCACCACGCGGGTCGGCGATGATCCGCTCGCCGATGCCGCGCGGCTGGACCGGCTGGAGGCGATGCTGGCGGCGGGCGAAGTCGATCTGGTGGCAGTGGGCCGCGCGCTGATCGGCGATGCGCAGTGGGGGAACAAGCTGCGCGATGGCCGGCTGGAGGCGATCCGCCCTTTCACCCGCGCCGATCTCGCGCAGCTCGATTAG
- a CDS encoding acyl-CoA thioesterase — protein MTAAFPALERRGEARFAIPITPDLAVGPPGHAYLFGGATLALALEVAAVATGRPVVQGALQFVSFTPLGAVLALDVETLQAGRTLAQVRVTGSLEGRILFHAGVVLGEREGFAPQQWVAALVVPPPEACPPCTDLPPQDANAHFLAGIEVREAGAAAAVPGRTLLWLHRRDDAPIGVASLAMFADFIPVALGRASGQAGGGNSLDNAMRMVRTAPAGWCLADMTVSAAHGGFAQGAVSLWDERGNLLATGSQSLLMKG, from the coding sequence ATGACCGCTGCCTTTCCCGCGCTGGAGCGCCGTGGCGAGGCGCGTTTTGCGATTCCGATTACCCCTGATCTGGCGGTCGGCCCGCCGGGCCATGCCTACCTGTTCGGCGGCGCGACACTGGCGCTGGCGCTGGAGGTGGCAGCGGTCGCGACCGGCAGGCCAGTGGTGCAAGGCGCGCTGCAATTCGTCAGCTTCACGCCCTTGGGTGCGGTGCTGGCGCTGGATGTCGAGACCTTGCAGGCCGGGCGGACGCTGGCGCAGGTGCGGGTGACGGGGAGCCTTGAGGGTCGCATCCTGTTTCACGCAGGCGTCGTGCTCGGCGAGCGCGAGGGCTTTGCCCCGCAGCAATGGGTCGCTGCGCTCGTCGTCCCGCCACCCGAAGCCTGCCCGCCCTGCACCGACCTGCCGCCGCAGGACGCCAACGCGCACTTCCTCGCCGGGATCGAAGTGCGCGAAGCGGGCGCCGCGGCGGCAGTGCCGGGGCGCACGCTGCTCTGGCTGCACCGCCGCGATGACGCGCCGATCGGTGTCGCCAGCCTTGCGATGTTCGCGGACTTCATCCCTGTGGCGCTGGGCCGGGCGAGCGGTCAGGCGGGCGGCGGCAACAGTCTCGACAATGCCATGCGCATGGTCCGCACTGCGCCCGCCGGCTGGTGCCTCGCCGACATGACCGTAAGCGCCGCACATGGCGGCTTTGCCCAAGGCGCGGTGAGCCTGTGGGACGAGCGCGGCAACCTGCTCGCCACCGGATCGCAATCGCTGCTGATGAAAGGCTAA